A single genomic interval of Noviherbaspirillum saxi harbors:
- a CDS encoding FadR/GntR family transcriptional regulator — MELLTRLPGGETDIVKRTVKHQLADKLAYMILSGLLQPGDELPSERALASTLEVSRETVRGAIGELHARGMLEVSQGARTRVIGPGKETLVSSVRALAKLKDKGVDEVAEARIQVEVQVVKLAATRISKSDLERLRVLVAQQKLMINDPVTFQISDRELHTIIYAACGNSLLRDFVSDMYDYALDYRRQALKRKGAIAQSVQDHERIVEALATGNPQLAEEALTHHLQHVHKSTVQEMKR, encoded by the coding sequence ATGGAACTTCTGACTCGTTTGCCCGGCGGGGAAACTGACATCGTCAAACGCACTGTCAAGCATCAGCTCGCGGACAAGCTCGCGTATATGATTCTGAGCGGTTTGCTGCAGCCTGGCGACGAGCTCCCCTCCGAACGCGCGTTGGCAAGCACATTGGAAGTTTCGCGCGAGACGGTTCGCGGTGCGATTGGTGAACTTCATGCGCGCGGCATGCTGGAAGTGTCGCAAGGAGCGCGTACCCGTGTCATTGGCCCCGGTAAGGAAACCTTGGTGTCATCGGTTCGGGCGCTCGCAAAGCTGAAGGATAAAGGAGTGGATGAGGTCGCGGAGGCGCGGATCCAAGTCGAGGTCCAGGTCGTGAAGCTTGCGGCGACACGAATAAGCAAAAGCGATCTGGAACGTCTGCGCGTGCTGGTTGCTCAACAAAAGCTCATGATTAATGATCCGGTCACGTTTCAGATTTCGGATCGGGAGTTGCATACGATTATCTATGCAGCCTGCGGTAACAGTTTGTTGCGCGATTTTGTTTCGGACATGTATGACTATGCGCTTGATTACCGTAGGCAGGCGCTGAAGCGAAAAGGCGCGATCGCACAAAGCGTACAAGACCACGAGCGCATTGTGGAAGCGCTTGCGACAGGTAATCCCCAGCTAGCAGAAGAGGCATTGACCCACCATCTGCAACATGTGCATAAGAGCACAGTGCAAGAGATGAAGCGCTGA